The Tenacibaculum jejuense genome includes a window with the following:
- a CDS encoding PAAR domain-containing protein — protein sequence MAKMIVTVGDTHSCPMVSGTVPHVGGTVISGCTTVLLNDSPVARMGDKVLCTGTGMIATIIQGDANVLVGGKPIAYVGCMTSHGGFLTSGQANALITGNKPTKIVTMPVEDIDFPNIDTKNKVLAYLAGHGSKLNEAIVNQALIKQAAQDNEGEPKVFNYKWVKEETIVRDRKQLKVVTLIADVQNIPDGQTASIKVKTPPKNEDEEAQIIELTGTVENKKVTVEWEIEDSEQENDPSNNRQTA from the coding sequence ATGGCAAAAATGATTGTTACAGTAGGCGATACACATAGTTGTCCTATGGTATCTGGAACTGTACCACACGTTGGAGGGACAGTAATCTCAGGTTGTACAACTGTATTATTAAATGATAGTCCAGTAGCTCGGATGGGTGATAAAGTACTTTGTACAGGTACAGGGATGATTGCCACGATAATCCAAGGAGATGCTAATGTGTTGGTAGGTGGCAAACCTATTGCTTATGTAGGCTGTATGACTTCACATGGCGGTTTTCTAACATCTGGTCAAGCTAATGCACTTATTACAGGTAACAAACCTACAAAAATAGTTACTATGCCAGTTGAGGATATAGATTTTCCTAACATTGACACAAAAAATAAAGTTTTAGCTTACTTAGCGGGTCATGGTAGTAAACTCAATGAGGCAATTGTAAATCAAGCCTTAATTAAACAAGCTGCACAAGACAATGAGGGAGAACCTAAAGTGTTTAATTACAAATGGGTAAAAGAAGAAACTATTGTTCGTGATCGAAAACAGCTAAAAGTAGTTACTTTAATCGCTGATGTGCAGAATATACCTGATGGACAAACTGCATCTATAAAAGTGAAAACCCCTCCTAAAAATGAAGATGAAGAAGCTCAGATAATAGAGCTTACAGGAACAGTTGAAAATAAGAAAGTAACCGTAGAATGGGAAATAGAAGACTCTGAACAAGAAAATGACCCATCCAATAACAGACAAACTGCTTAA
- a CDS encoding toxin VasX codes for MKENLALEENQQKEFKQIIAQYTFHVEHNGIVYDNEKPLLNVEKNGITLHFLRYGLFDTTCDLSAPTKSYTSPDSAAYYRSIFVDANEKSVVAKVRNEPENEPNREQPIIEPSIHLDEVIINADIPNTNNYNIARTPLRAGYVYMINENNPLNDFKEFRVDDYGMIYEIDWAKNKENGEYLDKRTNEGEGRFYKILDRDDQTYCFAYSPVQWSAAYVEELLNDTQKRNQRCPTKVLCKGISVNEDSNDIAVTHYNNTHIVVEGSNPMAYKYGNILHNIAGEEKRQDEEGENTLYEDMFITLDDPIGCADDICVGIDREIDRLKAIMLSCQTAKPDTELFEKIVKGEAIKFDKSEKANQLKYMHALAATTYRFVYDNPDLKKKHSKHKIKHRIKSSGYNPYAATNIEAYEDPEGEYTIEKGISKEKIYKILAVEERREQRAIINTYRDDLGNLIASDYYQDFFDQFTDVDVISLGAAKEIFAEHLIVLGHYPNYYDRDWDLVSEYKPQNDTWLQKIASTLNTNSTDFVKATQVMDATGEIHEKHFKQHHGFLKKMISASGKIGKAYFLHGDILSKYEVIKSRISWFRDFKTGNAIIRYRDINLDAYMQQHQVEFQRIEFDNAYETKGAYLAYKNTIHRNMGDVARRKMDALVQNEVLEIELQNIPKKHHNEVRRLIQSPEFAGLVLLFEVISLGFAIEKYNEDEKNKKEGDKRYLYGAGIKLGAATYQFLENSRIQNKMSKGTAQFFKVFGKSLKLLSSSITVAVNAKDVYQRSISHDYNAAAAWTVATGLGTTLAIAEFSGLIAEFGGAAFFSIGFWPMAVIGGVLIVVCGIAIYLTDSEIEAYFKNFPLSNVAINPESTELPYKFVERLYELRTKTVTEASIAFTKNTQYQKFTDFETAYIALFDIITPGLLKLNPIVTYKTKDENTKHGYATRFKGSVQFFQYFETFEELDFKVWFYPNGIGNPKLSNEPHREEITTFIYQVINDHKRRFIGEKQPSRCEFEFGIPGAYQGTHYEKGEVLVLCRLISSKDEYIPLSHKGIGRYLCLNALTYNTISKHSYSPLQGVVHQVTEHSNYSPLKINRKGYPVTIVDADKIDKLTS; via the coding sequence GTGAAAGAAAATTTAGCTTTAGAAGAAAATCAACAGAAAGAGTTTAAGCAAATTATTGCGCAATATACGTTTCATGTAGAACATAACGGAATCGTCTACGACAACGAAAAACCCCTATTAAATGTTGAAAAAAACGGTATAACCCTGCACTTTTTGCGATACGGTTTATTTGATACTACATGCGATTTATCAGCACCTACTAAAAGTTATACCTCTCCTGATAGTGCAGCATATTATCGTTCCATTTTTGTAGATGCTAACGAAAAATCTGTTGTTGCTAAAGTTAGAAACGAACCTGAAAATGAACCCAATCGTGAACAGCCTATTATAGAACCTTCCATCCATTTGGATGAAGTCATTATCAATGCCGATATTCCAAATACCAACAATTATAATATCGCTAGAACACCGCTAAGAGCAGGTTATGTGTATATGATTAATGAAAATAATCCTTTGAATGATTTTAAGGAATTTAGGGTGGATGACTATGGAATGATCTATGAAATTGATTGGGCTAAAAACAAAGAAAATGGGGAATACCTAGATAAGCGCACTAATGAAGGTGAAGGAAGGTTCTATAAAATCCTTGACAGAGACGACCAAACCTATTGTTTTGCCTATTCCCCAGTACAATGGAGTGCTGCCTATGTTGAAGAATTATTAAATGATACCCAAAAGCGAAACCAACGTTGCCCTACTAAAGTCTTGTGTAAAGGGATTTCTGTTAATGAGGATTCCAACGATATTGCCGTAACCCACTACAATAACACGCATATCGTTGTAGAGGGGAGCAATCCTATGGCTTACAAATACGGGAATATCCTCCACAATATTGCAGGTGAAGAAAAAAGGCAAGATGAAGAAGGAGAAAACACCTTATACGAAGATATGTTTATCACCCTTGACGACCCCATAGGGTGTGCTGACGATATTTGTGTAGGTATAGATCGGGAAATTGATCGATTGAAGGCGATAATGCTATCCTGTCAAACAGCAAAACCTGATACAGAACTTTTCGAAAAAATTGTTAAAGGTGAAGCAATAAAATTTGACAAAAGTGAAAAAGCAAACCAACTAAAATATATGCATGCCTTAGCTGCAACGACTTATCGATTTGTATACGACAACCCTGACTTAAAGAAGAAACATAGCAAACATAAAATTAAGCATCGAATAAAAAGCTCTGGTTATAATCCTTATGCAGCTACTAATATAGAAGCCTATGAAGACCCCGAAGGTGAATACACTATTGAAAAAGGGATAAGTAAAGAAAAGATTTATAAAATTCTAGCAGTTGAAGAAAGAAGAGAACAGCGTGCTATTATTAACACCTATCGTGATGATTTGGGTAATTTGATAGCATCCGATTATTATCAAGATTTCTTTGACCAATTCACCGATGTAGATGTAATCAGTTTGGGAGCTGCGAAAGAAATTTTTGCAGAACACCTTATTGTATTAGGGCATTATCCCAATTATTATGATCGTGATTGGGATTTGGTCAGCGAATATAAGCCTCAAAATGATACTTGGTTGCAGAAAATTGCAAGTACGCTAAATACAAACTCCACAGATTTTGTCAAAGCTACACAAGTGATGGATGCTACTGGTGAAATTCATGAAAAACATTTTAAGCAACATCATGGATTTTTAAAGAAAATGATTAGTGCTAGCGGAAAAATAGGTAAGGCTTATTTTTTGCATGGAGATATCTTGTCTAAATACGAAGTTATTAAAAGTCGAATTTCTTGGTTTAGAGATTTTAAAACGGGAAATGCCATTATTAGATATCGAGATATTAACCTCGATGCTTATATGCAACAACATCAGGTAGAGTTTCAGCGTATTGAATTTGATAATGCATACGAAACAAAAGGAGCATACTTAGCGTATAAAAATACCATCCATCGCAATATGGGGGACGTTGCCCGTAGAAAAATGGATGCTTTAGTACAGAATGAAGTCTTAGAAATTGAACTTCAAAATATCCCTAAAAAACACCATAATGAGGTGCGTAGGTTAATACAAAGTCCTGAATTTGCTGGGTTAGTCTTACTGTTTGAAGTAATTAGTCTTGGGTTTGCTATTGAAAAATATAACGAGGATGAAAAGAATAAAAAGGAAGGTGATAAAAGATATTTATATGGAGCAGGTATTAAACTAGGAGCAGCTACATACCAGTTTTTAGAAAATAGTAGGATTCAAAATAAGATGAGTAAAGGAACGGCTCAGTTTTTTAAGGTATTTGGAAAAAGTTTAAAACTATTAAGTTCTTCAATTACAGTTGCGGTTAATGCAAAGGATGTGTATCAACGTTCAATATCCCATGATTATAATGCGGCGGCGGCATGGACGGTAGCCACAGGACTTGGAACTACCTTAGCTATAGCAGAATTTTCGGGGTTGATAGCAGAGTTTGGAGGAGCAGCCTTTTTCTCCATAGGATTTTGGCCAATGGCTGTTATTGGAGGGGTGTTAATCGTGGTTTGTGGGATAGCAATTTACCTTACGGATTCTGAAATTGAAGCTTATTTTAAAAATTTCCCTTTGAGTAATGTAGCTATTAATCCTGAATCAACGGAACTACCTTATAAATTTGTAGAGCGATTGTATGAATTGCGTACTAAAACCGTAACAGAAGCTTCTATTGCATTTACAAAAAATACACAATACCAAAAATTCACTGATTTTGAAACAGCTTATATAGCTTTATTTGATATCATCACACCTGGGCTTTTAAAGTTGAATCCCATAGTTACTTATAAAACCAAAGATGAAAATACTAAACATGGATATGCTACACGCTTTAAAGGTTCTGTCCAATTTTTTCAATATTTTGAAACTTTTGAAGAATTAGATTTTAAAGTATGGTTTTATCCCAATGGCATAGGGAATCCAAAATTATCTAATGAACCACACCGAGAAGAAATTACAACTTTTATTTATCAGGTAATTAATGACCATAAAAGACGCTTTATTGGAGAGAAACAACCTAGTCGTTGCGAGTTTGAGTTTGGTATTCCAGGTGCTTATCAAGGAACACATTATGAAAAAGGAGAAGTATTAGTACTATGCAGACTTATTTCAAGTAAAGATGAGTATATCCCTCTATCTCATAAAGGTATTGGGCGTTATTTATGCTTAAATGCGCTGACCTATAATACCATTTCCAAGCATTCTTATTCACCTTTACAAGGTGTAGTACATCAAGTTACCGAACATAGTAATTACAGTCCCCTAAAAATTAATAGAAAAGGCTATCCTGTAACCATTGTTGATGCTGATAAAATTGATAAATTAACCAGTTGA
- a CDS encoding helix-turn-helix domain-containing protein, whose protein sequence is MTGQEIRRIRRELNKTQEEFAKIIGVSKNSVQLWETEKRNPSLTTVKLIKETYSKYSQISNSNQGGINLVKDGVVVNLREVALFVADNIEELKKEKVFYNALIIEALELLKEAQDSDGNINPVKLLAKR, encoded by the coding sequence ATGACTGGTCAAGAAATAAGGCGAATAAGGAGAGAACTCAATAAAACACAGGAAGAATTTGCTAAAATAATAGGGGTTTCTAAAAATTCTGTACAACTATGGGAAACTGAAAAACGTAACCCTAGTTTAACTACGGTTAAATTAATAAAGGAAACTTACAGCAAATACTCTCAAATCTCAAACTCGAATCAAGGTGGAATAAACTTGGTTAAAGATGGTGTTGTTGTTAATTTAAGAGAAGTGGCTTTGTTTGTAGCAGACAATATAGAAGAATTAAAAAAGGAAAAGGTTTTCTATAATGCTCTTATTATTGAAGCACTAGAGCTTTTAAAAGAAGCACAGGATAGTGACGGTAATATTAACCCTGTTAAGTTATTAGCGAAACGTTAG
- a CDS encoding T9SS type A sorting domain-containing protein, which yields MKVTTIAMVLLSLTIALPLWAQEKESKCDSNYNEALIFLKEDKSSKNDQTPAINLIKPCAESGHLYSKLLLAKIYEGSNKAKDHKKAFNLYKEASKEGNPLAMANLAILFKYGKGCKLNYNKARKWFEKSSELGNDKATYSLGYMYLKGLGTIEQDYSKAITYFEKSEYPMAKYWLGICYLKGYGVTKDISKANELLGTEFDNSTNQSITSEVSEQHKNVVEQITVNKSNTNNVSVTENQLLGKWKGKLVQMDWSKTDIINKIDIELTINKDENTGTLISSLTSNNQIIQDDIILLDNTLYFENTKLNLPHLTYKASIPSELNYDLLSADLNLKSFEGNKYLTATLDTYIKAWNETGVPTRFVLKKVVGFENSTEELTDDVLKALSEQEESFIKLYPNPFVNDLVISYSLEKQANVEVQITDLAGSTQSTIASEKLQSKGAHRYFFNASQLKKGAYVIAVIVDGERKTRIIVKK from the coding sequence ATGAAAGTAACCACAATTGCAATGGTGTTGCTATCGCTCACTATTGCTCTGCCTTTATGGGCACAAGAAAAAGAATCAAAATGTGATTCAAACTACAATGAAGCTCTAATCTTTTTAAAAGAAGATAAGAGTTCTAAAAATGATCAAACACCTGCTATTAATTTAATAAAACCCTGTGCAGAGAGTGGTCATTTGTATTCAAAATTACTACTAGCTAAAATTTATGAAGGTTCTAATAAAGCTAAAGATCATAAAAAGGCTTTCAATCTTTACAAAGAAGCTTCAAAAGAAGGAAATCCTTTGGCTATGGCTAACCTTGCTATACTTTTCAAATATGGTAAAGGCTGTAAACTTAATTATAATAAGGCAAGAAAATGGTTTGAAAAATCATCCGAACTAGGGAATGACAAAGCTACTTATAGTCTTGGGTATATGTATTTAAAAGGTTTAGGTACTATAGAACAAGATTATAGTAAAGCAATTACATACTTTGAAAAAAGCGAATATCCTATGGCTAAATATTGGCTAGGGATTTGTTATTTAAAAGGTTATGGAGTAACAAAAGACATTTCAAAAGCTAATGAACTACTAGGAACTGAATTTGATAATAGTACTAATCAAAGTATTACTAGCGAAGTATCAGAACAACATAAAAATGTAGTAGAACAAATTACCGTAAACAAATCAAACACTAATAATGTATCAGTTACTGAAAATCAGTTATTAGGAAAATGGAAAGGTAAACTAGTTCAAATGGACTGGTCTAAAACTGATATCATTAATAAAATAGATATTGAACTAACGATCAATAAAGATGAGAACACAGGTACTTTAATTTCATCTTTAACAAGTAATAATCAGATTATTCAAGATGATATAATTCTATTAGACAATACACTATACTTTGAGAATACGAAGCTTAATTTACCTCATTTAACATATAAGGCTTCTATTCCTAGTGAATTAAATTATGACTTATTATCTGCTGATCTAAATTTAAAATCATTCGAAGGAAATAAATATTTAACAGCTACACTAGATACTTACATAAAAGCATGGAATGAAACAGGTGTACCAACTCGATTTGTACTTAAAAAAGTTGTTGGATTTGAGAATAGTACAGAAGAATTAACAGATGATGTATTAAAGGCATTATCAGAACAAGAAGAAAGTTTTATCAAACTATACCCTAACCCTTTTGTAAATGATTTAGTGATCTCTTACAGTTTAGAAAAACAGGCTAATGTAGAGGTGCAAATCACAGATTTAGCAGGGAGCACTCAATCTACAATAGCATCTGAAAAATTACAAAGTAAGGGAGCGCATCGTTATTTCTTCAATGCTTCTCAGTTAAAAAAAGGAGCATATGTTATTGCTGTAATTGTTGATGGAGAAAGAAAAACAAGAATCATCGTAAAAAAGTAA
- a CDS encoding N-6 DNA methylase, translated as MGFSKKEHLQDNIAAIQTALTLGKLKRQANEEELKLLKKYVGFGGLKCVLQPANSLDDITYWSNSELDLFPLVGELHRILQENTSSQKLYKSYADSIKSSVLTAFYTPNALVEEIGRTFQNNEIQVNKFLDPSAGMGIFTSVFGKNNPVAFEKDLLTSKILQYTQPETKVFGKGFETIDKAYHNHFDVVSSNIPFGDISVFDPDFSKSNDEIRVQASKSIHNYFFLKGVDTLREGGLLAYITSQGVLNSSRNEPIRRKLLENMQLVSAIRLPNNLFIENAGTEVGSDFILLQKNSQKQQLSELEHKFIESYITEEKTPSNRLFEGQKNVLFTKYSIDTDPYGKAATIYWHDGTPEAIANDFGMLLQNNIEQNLDRELYQNKQLKTIASVVDQPLKKQEITQQESVITLYDLFNFSEEERDPNYKPKKRKKKKLKSGIASKKSNLKPPKAVNGPQPFTDPVLDHYKEGCLVYFDNQIGYLKSFPNTPTFHPLLLNSLQRRKIEKYIPLRDTYFELYTKEYNTQVEQPKLREQLNEYYDAFVKTSGYLNAPSSLKFLKMDAVSNEILYLERNQGDSFRKADIFFRPVAFNSDKIESIKTPNEALSASLNKFSSVDLEYMEQISKIPQEELKTVLGERIHYHPIENEYQVSDKFLAGNVIQKASQIEAHIQLNPDDSEAKDSLKALQAVFPRRITFEELDFNLGERWIPSGIYSRFASHLFDTEVKIHYAPNGDEFSVNCKQKNATIWSKYNVKSESRNYDGIALLKHALVNTTPKITKKIVLGEKEVKIPDSEAIQLANSKIDEIRNEFIDWLQVQNDDFKNRLTNLYNNTFNCFVRPEYDGSHQSFPQLDRKGLGIEDLYNSQKDVIWMIKNNGGAICDHEVGAGKTLVMCCASYELKRLGLANKPMIIGLKANVHEIAETYRKAYPNARILYPGKQDFTPSKRQRIFGDIKNNNWDAVILTHDQFGKIPQSAEVQQEILQAELDNVEDNLWTLEQQGEEISRGMIKGMQKRKENLEVKLKSLAHDIAEKKDDIIDFKMMGIDHLFVDESHKFKNLMFNTRHDRVAGLGNSQGSQRAINLLFALRTIQQRTGKDLGATFLSGTTISNSLTELYLLFKYLRPKALEQQNIHCFDAWAAIYAKKTTDYEFSVTNTIVQKERFRYFIKVPELAQFYSEITDYRTAKDIGIDRPEKNEILYNIPPTPEQEEFIYKLMEFAKTGNATLLGRPPLSQKEEKAKMLIATNYARKMSLDMRMISSEYNDHIDNKASHCAKKISEYYHKFQAQKGTQFVFSDLGTYKPNTWNPYSEIRRKLIEDYGLLPSEVRFIQEAKSEKARKDFITQMNQGKIRVLFGSTEMLGTGVNAQQRAVAIHHLDTPWRPSDLAQRDGRAIRKGNEIAKHFGNNKVDVIIYAVEKSLDSYKFNLLHNKQLFIDQLKTNNLGKRTIDEGGMDEKSGMNFSEYVAILSGNTDLLEKAKLEKKITALESERKAFHNSKWTSKNKLKDLCQLVELGKERIASMTADQKQFLTNLKKDENGTVLNPIQLKNLDSSSINQIGKKLNELSKEMNTRGEYRSIGSLYGFTLLIKTEASMKDEFDFNINRFFVLGKGDIKYTYNNGLMASDPQLAASNFLNALLKIPSLLESEQEKLSKNEIHIPTLSEVVHAKWRKENELKAIKSELENLDRKIKNTITKTENTKDEITESTVNEKPKKAIKI; from the coding sequence ATGGGATTTTCTAAAAAAGAGCATCTTCAGGATAATATAGCAGCTATACAAACAGCTTTAACTCTGGGAAAATTAAAAAGGCAAGCTAATGAAGAAGAACTTAAACTATTAAAAAAATATGTTGGTTTTGGTGGTCTAAAATGTGTTTTACAACCTGCAAACTCACTAGATGACATCACTTACTGGTCCAATTCTGAGTTAGATCTATTCCCTTTAGTTGGAGAACTTCATCGAATTTTACAAGAGAACACTTCAAGTCAAAAATTATATAAAAGTTATGCGGATAGCATAAAAAGTAGCGTTCTAACCGCTTTTTACACTCCTAATGCATTGGTGGAGGAAATTGGTAGGACTTTTCAAAACAATGAAATACAAGTCAATAAATTTTTAGATCCATCAGCAGGTATGGGGATTTTCACTTCTGTCTTTGGTAAAAATAACCCAGTTGCATTTGAAAAGGATCTACTTACTTCAAAAATACTTCAATATACGCAACCTGAAACCAAAGTATTTGGAAAAGGTTTTGAGACCATAGACAAAGCATATCATAACCATTTTGATGTCGTAAGTAGCAATATTCCATTTGGTGATATTAGTGTTTTTGACCCTGATTTTTCAAAAAGTAATGATGAGATTCGTGTGCAAGCATCTAAAAGTATTCATAACTACTTTTTTTTGAAAGGTGTAGATACATTACGCGAAGGTGGTCTGTTAGCTTACATTACTTCACAAGGTGTTTTAAATAGTTCTAGAAATGAACCTATTCGTAGAAAACTGTTAGAAAATATGCAACTAGTATCTGCTATCCGATTACCCAATAACCTATTCATAGAAAATGCAGGTACAGAAGTTGGTAGCGATTTTATTCTACTACAAAAAAACAGTCAAAAACAACAACTCTCAGAGTTAGAACACAAATTTATAGAAAGCTACATAACAGAAGAAAAGACTCCTAGTAATCGTCTTTTTGAGGGACAAAAAAACGTGCTCTTTACCAAATACAGCATTGATACAGATCCTTATGGAAAAGCTGCAACCATTTATTGGCATGATGGAACACCAGAAGCTATTGCTAATGATTTTGGAATGCTCTTACAAAACAACATAGAACAAAACTTAGATAGAGAATTATATCAAAACAAACAACTAAAAACAATTGCATCTGTTGTTGATCAACCTCTTAAAAAGCAAGAAATAACACAACAAGAATCGGTAATAACATTATACGATTTATTCAATTTTTCGGAAGAAGAACGAGACCCTAATTACAAACCTAAAAAACGGAAAAAGAAGAAACTTAAGTCAGGTATTGCAAGTAAAAAAAGTAACCTAAAACCACCCAAAGCTGTAAATGGACCTCAACCATTTACTGATCCTGTATTAGATCATTATAAAGAAGGTTGTTTGGTATATTTTGACAATCAAATCGGCTATTTAAAATCATTTCCTAATACCCCAACTTTTCATCCTCTATTACTGAATTCACTACAGCGAAGAAAAATAGAAAAATATATTCCTTTAAGAGATACTTATTTTGAGTTATACACTAAGGAATATAATACTCAGGTTGAGCAACCAAAATTACGTGAACAACTTAACGAGTATTATGACGCTTTCGTAAAAACAAGTGGCTATTTAAATGCACCTAGTTCTTTAAAGTTTTTAAAAATGGACGCTGTTAGTAATGAAATACTTTATCTCGAACGTAATCAAGGAGATTCTTTTAGAAAAGCAGATATCTTCTTTCGTCCAGTAGCTTTTAACTCAGATAAAATCGAATCTATTAAAACTCCGAATGAAGCCCTAAGTGCTTCTTTGAATAAATTTTCAAGTGTGGATTTAGAGTATATGGAGCAAATCAGCAAGATACCCCAAGAAGAGTTAAAAACTGTACTAGGTGAGCGAATACATTATCATCCAATAGAGAACGAATATCAAGTTAGTGATAAATTTTTAGCTGGAAATGTAATCCAAAAAGCAAGTCAAATAGAAGCGCATATCCAATTGAATCCAGATGATTCTGAAGCTAAAGACTCTTTAAAAGCATTACAGGCTGTTTTTCCACGCCGAATTACTTTTGAAGAATTAGATTTTAATCTTGGGGAACGTTGGATACCATCAGGAATTTATAGTCGTTTTGCTTCTCATTTATTCGATACCGAGGTGAAAATTCATTATGCTCCGAATGGTGATGAATTCTCCGTGAATTGCAAACAAAAAAATGCAACGATATGGAGTAAATATAATGTAAAAAGTGAAAGCAGAAATTATGATGGAATTGCCCTATTAAAACATGCTTTAGTAAATACTACACCAAAAATCACAAAAAAGATAGTTCTTGGAGAAAAGGAAGTAAAGATTCCAGACAGTGAAGCTATTCAACTCGCTAACAGTAAAATTGATGAAATACGAAACGAATTTATTGATTGGCTACAAGTACAAAATGATGATTTCAAAAATAGGTTAACAAACTTATATAATAATACCTTCAATTGCTTTGTTCGTCCAGAATACGATGGTAGTCATCAAAGTTTTCCTCAATTAGATAGAAAAGGACTAGGTATAGAAGATTTATACAATAGCCAAAAGGATGTCATCTGGATGATAAAAAACAATGGTGGTGCAATCTGTGATCATGAAGTTGGAGCAGGAAAAACCTTAGTTATGTGCTGTGCTTCTTATGAACTAAAAAGGTTAGGTTTAGCCAATAAACCAATGATTATTGGTTTAAAAGCTAATGTCCACGAGATTGCCGAAACTTATAGAAAAGCTTATCCCAATGCTCGAATATTATATCCAGGAAAGCAAGACTTTACCCCTAGTAAACGTCAGCGCATTTTTGGAGATATTAAAAATAATAATTGGGATGCCGTTATCTTAACACATGATCAATTTGGGAAAATACCACAATCCGCAGAAGTACAGCAAGAAATTTTACAAGCAGAATTAGACAATGTAGAAGATAACTTGTGGACTTTGGAGCAACAAGGTGAAGAAATCTCAAGAGGTATGATTAAAGGGATGCAAAAAAGAAAAGAAAATTTAGAAGTAAAACTAAAGTCGTTAGCCCATGATATTGCAGAAAAAAAAGACGATATCATAGATTTTAAAATGATGGGAATAGATCACCTTTTCGTAGACGAAAGTCATAAGTTTAAAAACCTAATGTTCAATACACGTCATGATAGGGTCGCTGGATTAGGAAATTCACAAGGAAGCCAAAGAGCCATAAATTTATTGTTTGCTTTACGTACCATTCAACAGCGTACGGGTAAGGATTTAGGTGCTACATTTTTATCAGGAACTACCATTTCTAACTCACTAACAGAGTTGTATTTATTATTCAAATACTTACGCCCTAAAGCGCTCGAACAGCAAAATATTCATTGCTTTGATGCATGGGCTGCTATTTATGCTAAGAAAACAACAGATTATGAATTTTCTGTAACTAATACAATCGTACAAAAGGAACGTTTTAGATACTTTATTAAAGTCCCAGAATTAGCTCAATTCTATTCGGAAATTACTGATTATCGTACAGCCAAAGATATTGGTATAGATCGTCCAGAAAAAAATGAAATACTATACAATATCCCTCCGACTCCAGAACAGGAAGAGTTTATCTATAAATTAATGGAGTTTGCTAAAACAGGGAACGCTACACTTTTAGGGAGACCTCCACTTTCTCAAAAAGAAGAAAAAGCAAAAATGCTAATTGCTACCAATTATGCTCGTAAAATGTCCTTGGATATGCGGATGATTTCATCTGAATACAATGATCACATAGATAATAAAGCCTCGCATTGTGCAAAAAAAATCAGTGAATATTATCATAAATTTCAAGCGCAAAAAGGTACTCAATTTGTGTTCTCAGATTTAGGAACTTACAAACCTAATACTTGGAATCCATATTCAGAAATCAGACGTAAACTTATAGAAGATTATGGACTTCTTCCTTCTGAAGTGCGATTTATTCAAGAAGCAAAAAGCGAAAAAGCACGCAAAGATTTTATTACACAAATGAATCAAGGGAAAATTCGGGTGCTTTTTGGTTCTACCGAAATGTTAGGAACAGGAGTTAATGCACAGCAAAGAGCTGTAGCCATCCATCATTTGGATACTCCTTGGCGACCAAGTGATTTAGCGCAACGAGATGGTAGAGCCATTAGAAAGGGTAATGAAATTGCTAAACATTTCGGCAACAATAAAGTTGATGTAATTATTTATGCAGTAGAAAAATCTTTAGATAGTTACAAATTTAATCTACTGCATAACAAGCAACTTTTTATAGATCAGTTAAAAACAAATAATTTAGGAAAACGAACCATAGATGAAGGTGGCATGGATGAAAAGTCTGGAATGAATTTCTCTGAATATGTAGCAATACTATCAGGAAATACAGATTTATTAGAAAAAGCTAAATTGGAAAAGAAGATAACTGCTCTAGAAAGTGAACGAAAGGCATTTCACAATTCTAAATGGACTTCCAAAAACAAATTAAAAGACCTTTGCCAATTGGTAGAACTTGGCAAAGAAAGAATAGCTTCAATGACAGCTGACCAGAAGCAATTCTTAACTAATCTTAAGAAAGATGAAAACGGAACTGTCTTGAACCCTATTCAATTAAAAAATTTGGATAGTTCTAGTATCAATCAGATTGGGAAAAAGCTAAACGAACTATCCAAAGAAATGAATACTAGAGGCGAATACCGAAGTATTGGTAGCTTGTATGGATTTACGCTGCTTATTAAAACAGAAGCTTCTATGAAAGATGAGTTTGATTTTAATATCAATCGTTTTTTTGTACTTGGTAAAGGAGATATTAAGTACACCTACAATAATGGATTAATGGCTTCCGATCCTCAATTAGCTGCTTCTAATTTTTTAAATGCTTTGCTAAAAATTCCTTCTTTACTTGAAAGTGAGCAGGAGAAACTTAGCAAAAATGAAATACATATACCTACACTTAGCGAAGTAGTTCACGCTAAATGGCGTAAAGAAAATGAATTAAAAGCTATAAAATCTGAATTAGAAAACCTTGATCGAAAGATTAAAAATACTATTACTAAAACGGAGAATACTAAAGATGAAATTACAGAATCCACGGTTAATGAAAAACCTAAAAAGGCGATAAAAATATAG